In Schaalia sp. JY-X169, the following are encoded in one genomic region:
- a CDS encoding SOS response-associated peptidase translates to MCGRFTMYADDAELATLFDIDLVEGEHAPSYNQAPSELIRAVRSDVEAERLLTNQKWGFVPFWAKEGFKTLINARAETVTEKPVFSAAAKKRRCLVPSNGYFEWQKKRDGKKQPYFLSLADSDGNPAPPGSEPVMAMAGIYEWPASGDQSGEAGKLELPAPATVALLTRSANDTLGHIHDRMPVFVPRSLWGMWLDQELTDKDKVAQLIAAIPPAPLAPRMVAPAVGNVRNNFPGLIDPYDPDGGKLFS, encoded by the coding sequence ATGTGCGGAAGATTCACGATGTACGCGGACGACGCGGAACTGGCGACCCTGTTTGATATCGATTTGGTTGAGGGGGAGCACGCGCCCTCGTACAACCAGGCACCATCCGAGCTGATTCGCGCGGTGCGTTCCGACGTGGAAGCGGAGCGTCTCCTCACCAACCAAAAGTGGGGATTCGTGCCCTTCTGGGCGAAGGAAGGGTTCAAGACGCTGATCAATGCTCGGGCGGAGACGGTGACGGAGAAGCCAGTCTTCTCAGCAGCCGCGAAGAAGCGGCGCTGTCTGGTGCCATCGAATGGCTACTTTGAGTGGCAGAAGAAGCGTGATGGGAAGAAGCAACCGTACTTCCTCAGTCTCGCCGATTCTGATGGGAACCCGGCTCCACCTGGCAGCGAGCCCGTGATGGCGATGGCCGGCATCTATGAGTGGCCAGCTTCTGGTGACCAAAGTGGCGAGGCCGGGAAACTGGAGCTTCCAGCGCCCGCGACCGTCGCACTCTTAACACGGTCTGCTAATGACACACTCGGTCACATCCACGACCGGATGCCTGTATTTGTGCCACGTTCGCTGTGGGGGATGTGGCTGGATCAGGAACTGACCGATAAGGACAAGGTTGCGCAGCTGATCGCTGCCATTCCACCGGCCCCCCTCGCTCCGCGGATGGTGGCGCCCGCGGTGGGAAACGTGCGCAATAACTTCCCAGGACTAATCGACCCATACGACCCGGACGGTGGAAAACTCTTTAGTTGA
- a CDS encoding HNH endonuclease family protein, translating to MRKSKQDSRRPSAMRVFVAVAVLALAAWMLLPQILNGFTSDRSIEIDASASEPLRQLASLEVAEGGDLGDAPPYSRAQFGDGWADLDADGCNTRNEILARDLTDLDFGSDARACVVQGGILEDPYTDTTIVFQRGEQTSAAVQIDHVVALANGWQSGAWQWNAEDRLRFANDPLNLLAVEGAANQIKGASTADQWLPDNKGYRCDYAARQVAVKYKWNLTVTRDEQQALNGVLKDCPSITF from the coding sequence GTGAGAAAAAGCAAGCAGGATTCGCGTCGTCCATCCGCCATGAGGGTTTTTGTGGCGGTGGCCGTCCTCGCGCTCGCAGCCTGGATGCTCCTTCCGCAGATCCTCAATGGGTTCACTTCTGATCGTTCGATAGAAATTGATGCATCGGCCTCGGAACCTCTTCGTCAGTTGGCTTCCCTTGAGGTGGCAGAGGGTGGGGACTTAGGCGATGCACCACCATACTCCCGAGCGCAGTTTGGGGACGGTTGGGCAGATCTGGATGCTGATGGTTGCAACACGCGTAATGAGATTCTGGCAAGGGACCTAACCGACCTCGACTTCGGATCTGATGCGCGCGCCTGTGTTGTGCAGGGTGGGATTCTTGAAGATCCTTACACGGACACAACCATTGTTTTTCAACGCGGTGAGCAGACAAGCGCTGCAGTTCAAATTGACCATGTGGTTGCTTTGGCGAACGGGTGGCAGTCCGGAGCATGGCAGTGGAATGCTGAGGATCGTCTTAGGTTCGCCAACGACCCACTGAACCTTCTTGCGGTCGAGGGCGCGGCGAACCAAATCAAAGGTGCATCCACTGCAGACCAGTGGTTGCCGGACAACAAGGGGTACCGGTGTGATTACGCTGCCCGTCAGGTGGCAGTGAAATACAAGTGGAATCTCACGGTGACGCGGGATGAGCAGCAGGCATTGAATGGTGTGCTCAAGGACTGCCCCAGCATCACATTCTGA
- a CDS encoding sulfite exporter TauE/SafE family protein, producing the protein MTGMSEVGTDARKSAQWVELVALGLAAGFLSGMFGVGGGILIVPGLLLILKFNQKLAAGTSLAAILPLALVGVVSYAINGNVSLTAAILVAVGSVFGARIGTRLLRKLPAKPLQIGFAVFIVVVIVSLFLVIPDRDAALDITWLTATAMILLGIVTGILAGLLGVGGGVIIVPALMLLFGASDLVAKGTSLLVMIPTSLTGTLSNYRAKNVDLSAALAVGLPACVTTFVGSMVATAVSPMAANIAFAVFLTFVAVQMFWKALRSGGAGAGRR; encoded by the coding sequence ATGACAGGTATGAGTGAAGTGGGAACCGACGCGCGTAAGTCAGCGCAGTGGGTGGAGCTGGTGGCGTTGGGCTTAGCGGCCGGGTTCCTGTCGGGAATGTTTGGTGTTGGTGGTGGGATCCTGATTGTTCCTGGCCTGCTGCTGATCTTGAAGTTCAACCAGAAGTTGGCTGCGGGTACTTCGTTGGCTGCAATCCTTCCCCTGGCTTTGGTCGGGGTTGTTTCGTACGCAATCAACGGGAACGTGTCGCTGACCGCTGCGATTCTGGTGGCGGTTGGCTCTGTCTTTGGGGCCAGGATCGGGACGCGGCTACTACGCAAGCTTCCCGCGAAGCCACTTCAGATTGGGTTTGCTGTCTTCATCGTCGTGGTGATCGTCAGCTTGTTCTTGGTGATACCGGATCGGGATGCTGCCCTGGACATCACTTGGCTGACGGCGACAGCGATGATCCTGCTTGGGATCGTGACGGGTATCTTGGCGGGCCTGTTGGGAGTTGGGGGCGGAGTGATTATTGTTCCCGCACTGATGCTCTTGTTCGGGGCCAGCGATCTGGTTGCAAAGGGAACCTCACTGTTGGTGATGATCCCGACGTCCCTGACGGGGACTTTGTCGAACTATCGGGCGAAGAATGTGGATCTTTCTGCTGCTCTTGCGGTTGGTCTACCGGCCTGCGTGACAACATTCGTGGGCTCAATGGTTGCGACGGCAGTGTCTCCAATGGCTGCGAACATTGCCTTTGCTGTGTTCTTGACGTTTGTGGCGGTGCAGATGTTTTGGAAGGCGCTCCGAAGTGGCGGCGCGGGCGCGGGCCGCCGCTGA
- a CDS encoding cold-shock protein, whose translation MADVTTGIVKWFNSQKGYGFISPEDGSEDVFAHYRNIVGSGHRNLEENQRVEFSIEQGDKGLMATNIKVLD comes from the coding sequence ATGGCTGACGTAACAACTGGAATCGTAAAATGGTTTAACTCCCAGAAGGGCTACGGCTTCATTAGCCCCGAGGACGGCTCGGAAGACGTATTTGCGCACTACCGCAACATCGTTGGTTCCGGTCACCGTAACCTCGAAGAGAACCAGCGCGTCGAGTTCAGCATTGAACAGGGCGACAAGGGTCTCATGGCCACCAACATCAAGGTCCTCGACTAG
- a CDS encoding RidA family protein translates to MAISQRLEELGIELPPVAAPVAAYAPAVVFGSLVRTSGQLPMKDGDLLLTGKCGTVAVTDDLAYAAARQCALNALAAAAAAVGGVDRLVRAVKVVGFVASTEDYFAQPSVINGASDLLQGIFGSRHARSAVGVAALPLNATVEVEVEFEFLPA, encoded by the coding sequence ATGGCAATATCGCAACGTTTGGAAGAACTCGGCATCGAGCTACCCCCGGTTGCCGCACCGGTTGCCGCGTACGCCCCGGCCGTTGTCTTTGGGTCGCTGGTGCGAACCTCAGGCCAGCTGCCCATGAAGGATGGCGACCTGCTTCTAACAGGTAAGTGCGGCACAGTTGCCGTGACGGATGATCTTGCCTACGCCGCTGCCAGGCAGTGCGCACTCAATGCTCTAGCCGCAGCTGCCGCCGCAGTTGGGGGAGTGGACCGTCTAGTCCGGGCTGTTAAGGTCGTTGGTTTTGTGGCTTCGACGGAGGACTACTTCGCTCAGCCGTCAGTCATCAACGGCGCATCCGACCTACTTCAAGGCATCTTTGGTTCCCGCCATGCGCGTTCCGCTGTTGGTGTTGCAGCCCTACCCCTCAACGCAACGGTCGAGGTCGAGGTCGAGTTCGAGTTCCTGCCTGCCTAG
- the pntB gene encoding Re/Si-specific NAD(P)(+) transhydrogenase subunit beta, protein MIALLPTFVVPAVVDQGWSEPSYWTGHIVTLAYIVAAILFILSLRGLSSHETSRQGNNLGITGMTIALAATILAALTGEPGRGVLVTALLIGVAMLIGATIGLWRAAKVEMTGMPELIALLHSFVGLAAVLVGFNSFLAPDPEAILLGGFHMGEVFLGVFIGAVTFTGSIVAYLKLSGKISGAPLMLPARNMLNLGAIVISLLLMVWFIAAGHSNWAWFPFIAMTVIALALGVHLVAAIGGGDMPVVVSMLNSYSGWAAAAAGFMLNNDLLIITGALVGASGAFLSFIMCRAMNRSFISVILGGFGTGESTAASGEVDGEYQEINAEQVAAMLAGSRKVMITPGYGMAVAQAQYPVAELTSALRDMGVEVEFGVHPVAGRLPGHMNVLLAEAKVPYDIVMEMDEVNDDFGDVDTVLVIGANDTVNPAAEEPGSPIAGMPVLKVWEAQNVVVFKRSMATGYAGVQNPLFFKENSHMLFGDAKDSVDKIVAAVKQGV, encoded by the coding sequence ATGATTGCACTGCTTCCCACATTCGTAGTTCCCGCCGTTGTTGACCAGGGGTGGAGTGAACCGTCCTACTGGACCGGCCACATCGTCACGCTGGCCTACATTGTTGCCGCCATCCTCTTCATCTTGTCTCTGCGTGGCCTGTCATCCCACGAAACCTCACGCCAAGGGAACAACCTGGGGATCACCGGAATGACCATTGCACTGGCCGCGACGATCCTGGCCGCACTGACCGGCGAACCGGGACGCGGTGTGTTAGTCACCGCTCTTCTCATTGGTGTTGCCATGCTGATTGGCGCCACGATTGGGCTGTGGCGCGCTGCCAAGGTTGAAATGACGGGCATGCCTGAACTGATCGCCCTGCTGCACTCCTTCGTCGGGTTGGCGGCTGTGCTGGTTGGTTTCAACTCGTTCCTGGCTCCGGATCCAGAGGCCATCCTTCTGGGTGGGTTCCATATGGGCGAGGTATTCCTGGGTGTCTTTATCGGGGCGGTGACCTTCACCGGCTCGATCGTTGCCTACCTGAAACTGTCCGGGAAAATCTCGGGAGCGCCCCTAATGTTGCCGGCGCGCAACATGTTGAACCTGGGCGCCATTGTTATCTCCCTGCTGCTCATGGTGTGGTTCATTGCCGCAGGTCACAGCAACTGGGCCTGGTTCCCGTTTATCGCAATGACCGTGATCGCCCTCGCCCTCGGCGTTCACCTGGTTGCGGCCATTGGTGGCGGGGATATGCCGGTCGTGGTTTCAATGCTGAACTCATACTCGGGGTGGGCTGCCGCAGCTGCGGGGTTCATGCTCAACAACGACCTCCTGATCATCACGGGTGCCCTGGTTGGCGCGTCGGGTGCCTTCCTGTCGTTCATCATGTGCCGGGCCATGAACCGGTCGTTCATCTCCGTCATCCTGGGCGGATTCGGAACCGGCGAGTCGACGGCCGCATCGGGCGAGGTCGATGGGGAATACCAAGAGATCAATGCCGAGCAGGTTGCTGCAATGCTGGCAGGCTCGCGCAAAGTGATGATTACCCCCGGCTACGGGATGGCGGTCGCGCAGGCACAGTACCCGGTCGCAGAACTCACGTCAGCACTGCGTGACATGGGGGTCGAGGTCGAATTCGGCGTTCACCCGGTTGCCGGGCGCCTCCCCGGTCACATGAATGTCCTCCTTGCGGAGGCCAAGGTTCCCTACGACATTGTCATGGAAATGGATGAGGTCAATGACGACTTTGGTGACGTCGACACCGTCCTCGTCATTGGAGCGAACGACACGGTCAACCCTGCGGCTGAAGAGCCCGGGTCGCCGATTGCGGGCATGCCGGTCTTGAAGGTGTGGGAGGCGCAGAATGTTGTCGTCTTCAAACGTTCAATGGCCACGGGTTATGCGGGGGTGCAGAACCCGTTGTTCTTCAAGGAGAACTCGCACATGCTGTTCGGGGATGCTAAGGACTCTGTCGACAAGATTGTGGCGGCGGTGAAGCAGGGCGTCTGA
- a CDS encoding Re/Si-specific NAD(P)(+) transhydrogenase subunit alpha, which yields MRIGVPAEKPDQPLVAATPDTVTKLIKLGYSVLVQAGAGALASYPDYQYEDAGAQIVDRDAVYHADIVLTLDAPEPYDLEKMHKDSVLVSRLAPARNEALMETFAGLNITALAMDVVPRISRAQAMDVLSSQANVAGYRAIIEAANEFGRLFTGQVTAAGKMPPAHVYVIGAGVAGLAAIGTANSMGAEVFASDVRPEVAEQVNSMGARFVPLLAVQEKSEDGYAKAMTAEQAKLANEVYAKQSATCDIVITTANIPGRTSPILLDDEAIAAMKPGSVIVDMAAANGGNTTQTVAGQKVVTDNGVTIIGWTDLAGRLPAQSSQLYAQNVVNLLKLMTPEKDGQLVIDLNDEIVRTITLTDDGQILWPPPPIQVSAAPAAATEDPVDHAKAAADAAREAAAAKQKRFAWIGLAVVVAAALVLVTPTMALGHYMVFVLAIVVGFYVITGVAHSLHTPLMSVTNAISGIILVGAISQVGSSNLAVTIISFLAIVVASINIFGGFRVTGRMLTMFQKG from the coding sequence ATGCGAATTGGAGTACCAGCTGAGAAACCAGATCAACCTCTGGTCGCTGCCACCCCAGATACGGTCACAAAACTAATCAAGCTGGGGTACTCCGTCCTCGTTCAAGCAGGAGCTGGCGCACTTGCTTCCTACCCGGACTACCAGTACGAGGACGCGGGCGCGCAAATCGTCGACCGGGATGCCGTCTACCACGCTGACATTGTGCTCACTCTTGACGCACCGGAACCGTACGACCTCGAAAAGATGCACAAAGACTCCGTGCTTGTCTCCCGCCTGGCACCAGCCCGGAATGAAGCGCTCATGGAAACGTTCGCCGGGCTGAACATCACGGCGTTGGCCATGGATGTCGTGCCCCGCATTTCTCGCGCGCAAGCAATGGATGTGCTGTCCTCGCAGGCCAACGTTGCCGGATACCGCGCCATCATCGAAGCGGCGAATGAGTTTGGCAGGCTCTTCACGGGTCAGGTCACGGCCGCCGGGAAGATGCCGCCCGCCCACGTTTACGTCATTGGCGCAGGTGTTGCCGGACTAGCGGCAATTGGCACCGCAAACTCGATGGGTGCAGAAGTCTTCGCTTCAGATGTGCGCCCGGAAGTGGCAGAGCAGGTCAACTCGATGGGTGCGCGGTTCGTCCCCCTGCTCGCAGTCCAAGAGAAGTCCGAGGACGGTTACGCGAAAGCAATGACCGCGGAGCAGGCAAAACTCGCTAACGAGGTTTACGCTAAGCAGTCCGCCACCTGCGACATTGTCATCACGACAGCGAACATTCCCGGCCGCACCTCCCCCATCCTCCTGGATGACGAAGCAATCGCGGCCATGAAGCCCGGAAGTGTCATCGTCGATATGGCGGCCGCGAACGGCGGGAACACCACGCAGACCGTTGCCGGGCAGAAAGTAGTTACCGACAACGGTGTCACCATCATCGGATGGACAGATCTGGCGGGACGACTTCCGGCGCAGTCCTCGCAGCTGTACGCGCAGAACGTCGTCAACCTACTCAAGCTCATGACACCTGAGAAAGACGGGCAGTTGGTCATCGACCTCAACGATGAGATCGTTCGGACCATCACCCTGACGGATGATGGGCAGATCCTCTGGCCTCCCCCACCCATTCAAGTCTCTGCCGCCCCCGCGGCGGCAACTGAGGACCCGGTTGACCACGCCAAAGCCGCAGCGGATGCCGCGCGAGAGGCAGCGGCAGCGAAGCAGAAGCGGTTCGCTTGGATCGGCCTTGCCGTGGTTGTGGCAGCCGCCCTCGTCCTCGTCACCCCCACAATGGCGTTGGGACACTACATGGTGTTCGTTCTGGCGATTGTCGTTGGTTTCTACGTCATCACGGGTGTTGCGCACTCGCTGCACACGCCGCTGATGTCAGTAACGAATGCCATCTCCGGCATCATCTTGGTCGGGGCAATCAGCCAGGTAGGTTCTTCAAACCTGGCTGTGACGATCATTAGCTTCCTCGCGATCGTCGTTGCGTCCATCAACATCTTTGGTGGGTTCCGCGTCACCGGCCGCATGCTGACCATGTTCCAGAAGGGCTGA
- a CDS encoding ECF transporter S component has protein sequence MNAGSEFGLHANRWRVVDIVTAAVLGAVMGVIFLLWNQVGYAGFTALDALTPGVGGIVSGVWLMGGPLGALVIRKPGAAIFVETLAAVVSMALGSQWGAEALIAGLIQGAGAELAFALFRYRRFGPGVAALSGSFAAVGAMLLEGVTSGNFAKSFLFNLIYWSATITSGIIIAGLGSYFLVRALAKTGALNRFASGRDLQKRV, from the coding sequence GTGAATGCGGGCTCTGAGTTTGGGTTGCATGCCAACAGGTGGCGCGTTGTCGACATTGTTACGGCAGCGGTGCTAGGCGCCGTGATGGGTGTGATTTTCCTTCTGTGGAATCAGGTGGGTTACGCCGGGTTCACGGCTTTGGATGCGCTCACCCCCGGTGTTGGCGGGATTGTCTCCGGCGTGTGGCTCATGGGTGGTCCGCTCGGCGCCCTGGTGATCCGCAAACCGGGTGCCGCCATTTTTGTGGAGACCCTGGCTGCGGTGGTGTCCATGGCGCTGGGTTCGCAGTGGGGCGCAGAGGCCCTCATCGCTGGGCTCATCCAGGGCGCCGGAGCCGAGCTGGCCTTCGCCCTGTTCCGCTACCGCCGCTTCGGCCCGGGTGTCGCCGCGCTGTCGGGATCCTTTGCCGCAGTTGGCGCGATGCTTCTCGAGGGCGTGACCTCCGGCAACTTCGCCAAGTCCTTCCTCTTCAACCTCATCTACTGGTCAGCCACCATCACGTCCGGCATCATCATTGCTGGCCTGGGGTCCTACTTCCTGGTGCGCGCCCTCGCCAAGACGGGTGCGCTTAACAGGTTCGCGTCGGGACGCGACCTTCAAAAGCGGGTCTAG
- a CDS encoding ATP-binding cassette domain-containing protein has translation MTSPLPQNPVADLVAPPVRLQGWGWRHPGREAWAVRDVTLEIAPQECVLIVGNSGAGKSTLLHGIAGVLGEDEGESAGTLTIAGMPASSPMVRGHVGLVQQDPETQRVMGRLGDEVAFGLENIGLPAEQIWPRVKDALAVVGLGYPLDHPTSHLSGGEKQRLALACALAMRPRVMLLDEPTANLDTHGAEEVRRATEDLANQSGATLIIVEHNLAPWIDRADRLIVLTEGGVVADGPPRRVIADHGATLREAGVWIPGDDPLQFLPPRSGPGRSQDLGAALTTTDLAVGYKDGSAVLTGLDLTFERGRSTCVVGPNGAGKTTTALTLAGLLQPRSGAVHAGPQVCNAANVNTSVHSDKPTDWSPVELLGRISMVFQEPQYQFLTSTVEDELALGPKLSGLGGDQIAARVDKYLDLLHLRHLRAAHPLSLSGGERRRLGVGTALIAAPEVVVLDEPTFGQDFNTWVDLVSLLVEARGRGTTLIIITHDKNLVRALGEGVIEIEDAAGATPIAQAPTRVVSQPRTPLSRVNPAAQLLGLLLMTIPLMLSIDPVSAGIALLLEMMLLPLARLRPRTLLIRLSPLLVAAPLAAVSMLLYAAPGGEIYAAWGPVVISQNSVTLALSMSLRVLAVGLPAVVILPSLGSTEVADSLTQVVHLPSRFVLSSLAAVRMVGLMLSDWAALKRARRSRGMDGAHFAKAAFSLTTFALRRADSLSVSMEARGFGSDIPRSNARVSRLSRVDAVMVAVCALVPAIALGVAAAVGTFSLFGIG, from the coding sequence ATGACTTCCCCACTCCCACAGAATCCGGTCGCGGACCTCGTCGCACCCCCAGTTCGTCTGCAGGGGTGGGGTTGGCGTCACCCGGGGCGTGAGGCGTGGGCGGTGCGGGACGTGACGCTGGAAATCGCGCCGCAAGAATGTGTCCTCATTGTTGGCAACTCGGGGGCGGGTAAGTCCACTTTGCTCCACGGGATCGCCGGGGTTTTGGGGGAGGACGAGGGCGAAAGCGCAGGCACCCTCACCATCGCGGGCATGCCTGCATCTTCCCCGATGGTGCGCGGGCATGTCGGCCTCGTTCAACAGGACCCGGAAACACAGAGGGTGATGGGACGGCTGGGGGACGAGGTCGCGTTTGGCCTTGAGAACATTGGTCTCCCGGCAGAGCAGATCTGGCCGCGGGTCAAGGATGCGTTGGCCGTGGTCGGCCTCGGCTATCCTCTGGACCACCCGACCTCGCACCTTTCAGGTGGTGAGAAGCAGCGTCTGGCCCTGGCATGCGCCCTCGCCATGCGGCCGCGGGTCATGCTGCTGGATGAGCCCACCGCAAACCTGGACACCCACGGCGCGGAAGAGGTGCGCCGGGCAACTGAGGATCTGGCGAACCAGTCGGGCGCGACCCTGATCATTGTTGAACATAACCTGGCCCCGTGGATTGACCGCGCGGACCGCCTGATTGTGCTCACTGAGGGTGGGGTGGTGGCCGACGGCCCACCACGACGGGTGATTGCCGATCATGGCGCTACGTTGCGTGAGGCGGGGGTATGGATTCCGGGGGATGACCCCCTCCAGTTCCTCCCGCCGCGCAGCGGACCCGGTCGGTCGCAGGACCTCGGCGCGGCGCTGACAACCACGGATCTTGCGGTTGGTTACAAAGATGGCTCGGCGGTCCTCACTGGCCTCGACCTAACTTTTGAACGAGGACGCTCAACCTGCGTTGTCGGTCCCAATGGGGCGGGGAAAACGACTACGGCCCTGACGCTTGCGGGTCTCCTGCAGCCACGGTCGGGTGCCGTTCACGCGGGGCCGCAGGTGTGCAACGCGGCCAATGTCAACACTTCTGTGCATAGCGATAAGCCGACCGACTGGTCGCCGGTGGAGCTGCTCGGCCGCATTTCGATGGTGTTTCAGGAACCCCAATACCAGTTCCTCACCTCCACCGTTGAGGACGAACTGGCGCTCGGTCCGAAGCTGTCCGGACTGGGCGGTGACCAGATCGCCGCGCGCGTCGACAAGTACTTGGACCTGCTGCACCTGCGTCACTTACGGGCGGCTCACCCACTGTCGCTGTCCGGTGGGGAGCGGCGCCGCCTCGGCGTTGGAACCGCACTGATCGCGGCGCCCGAGGTTGTGGTGCTTGACGAGCCGACCTTCGGGCAAGATTTCAACACCTGGGTGGACCTGGTTTCCCTCCTTGTTGAGGCGCGAGGACGCGGGACCACGCTGATCATCATCACGCACGACAAGAACTTGGTGCGGGCCCTTGGTGAGGGTGTCATCGAGATCGAGGACGCCGCTGGCGCAACGCCCATTGCTCAGGCGCCAACCCGGGTCGTAAGCCAACCCCGAACACCCCTGTCTCGCGTCAATCCCGCGGCGCAACTACTCGGCCTGCTCCTCATGACCATCCCCCTCATGCTCAGTATCGACCCGGTCTCAGCTGGCATTGCCCTGCTGCTTGAGATGATGCTGCTGCCGCTGGCGCGATTGCGCCCTCGAACACTTCTTATTCGACTCTCCCCACTGCTAGTAGCGGCGCCGCTAGCCGCGGTTTCCATGCTGCTCTACGCGGCACCCGGCGGGGAGATCTACGCGGCTTGGGGACCCGTGGTGATCAGCCAAAACTCGGTGACCCTGGCGCTATCGATGTCTTTGCGTGTGCTCGCCGTTGGCCTCCCCGCGGTTGTTATCCTGCCCAGTTTGGGCTCCACCGAGGTCGCGGATTCCCTCACCCAGGTGGTTCACCTGCCGTCCCGATTCGTTCTCTCTTCGCTTGCGGCAGTGCGCATGGTGGGTCTGATGCTCAGCGACTGGGCAGCGTTGAAGAGGGCGCGCCGATCCAGGGGAATGGACGGTGCACACTTCGCGAAGGCCGCCTTCTCACTGACCACCTTTGCTTTGCGCCGGGCTGACTCCCTGTCTGTGTCGATGGAGGCCCGGGGATTTGGGTCTGACATCCCGCGCTCAAACGCCAGGGTGTCACGGCTGTCTAGGGTCGACGCGGTTATGGTTGCGGTCTGCGCCCTCGTTCCAGCCATCGCCCTCGGCGTCGCGGCAGCGGTGGGGACGTTCTCCCTCTTCGGGATCGGATGA
- a CDS encoding AAA family ATPase: protein MADQPARIVIDGPSGSGKTTLANKLGSLLNVRVLSVEDWVPGWDGLAEGTAVAEELLRGVRDSYTRWDWVRERYAEEVVLDPAEPWIIEGCGALTPTTAANATLSIWVEADPQEARARGLARDGELYAPFWEQWNRSEREHWAHNSPRTLADLVIKT from the coding sequence ATGGCAGATCAGCCCGCGCGAATCGTCATTGACGGACCTTCCGGAAGTGGCAAGACAACCCTTGCGAACAAGCTTGGCTCACTTCTGAATGTCCGAGTTCTCAGCGTCGAGGACTGGGTCCCCGGGTGGGACGGCCTCGCCGAAGGAACGGCTGTGGCTGAGGAACTGCTGCGAGGTGTGCGTGACAGTTACACGAGGTGGGACTGGGTTCGCGAAAGGTATGCCGAGGAAGTGGTGCTGGACCCGGCTGAGCCGTGGATCATCGAGGGGTGCGGCGCGCTCACCCCGACGACGGCTGCGAACGCAACCCTGAGCATTTGGGTCGAGGCCGACCCGCAGGAGGCTCGCGCTCGTGGACTGGCGCGAGATGGGGAACTCTACGCCCCGTTTTGGGAGCAGTGGAACCGCTCCGAACGTGAGCATTGGGCGCATAACAGCCCGCGAACTCTAGCCGATTTGGTCATCAAAACCTAA
- a CDS encoding TIGR01777 family oxidoreductase — MKIAIGGASGMLGSRLDAALVERGDEVVRLVRKPATSESERQWDPQANTISGLGLTDVDAVVNLAGAPIAGSRWAVEYKREILSSRVLSTRTVVQALADAREEGSDRCKAFLSASAVGIYGFDCGDRLLPEDAPVGTGFLADVCEKWEDAALPAADLGVRVVRLRTANVLSPRGGFLGALRPLFKFGVAGRIGDGRQWLSWIHIDDHVAAMVALLDGEVSGPVNLTAPNPVRNASFTREYGRVLNRPTFIPFPSPVARIALTPNMVDETVAAGQRAVPEALARSGFKFSYPVLGQALRDLEGQRKETPRRSKKSRRGKQPKV, encoded by the coding sequence ATGAAGATTGCCATTGGTGGTGCCAGCGGGATGCTGGGGAGCCGCCTTGACGCCGCGCTAGTCGAGCGGGGGGACGAGGTCGTTCGCCTTGTCCGCAAGCCGGCCACCAGCGAGTCGGAAAGACAGTGGGATCCGCAGGCCAACACAATTTCAGGGCTCGGACTCACTGACGTGGACGCCGTGGTCAACCTGGCGGGCGCGCCAATCGCGGGGAGCCGCTGGGCAGTGGAGTACAAACGGGAAATCCTTTCCTCACGGGTGCTGTCAACGAGGACGGTTGTGCAAGCGCTTGCGGATGCCCGTGAAGAGGGATCGGACCGGTGCAAAGCCTTCCTCTCGGCCAGTGCGGTGGGGATCTACGGCTTCGATTGTGGGGATCGCCTGCTTCCCGAGGACGCGCCGGTGGGAACCGGGTTCTTAGCTGATGTTTGTGAGAAGTGGGAAGATGCGGCGCTTCCTGCCGCAGACTTAGGGGTGCGGGTGGTGCGCCTGAGGACGGCCAATGTCCTCTCGCCTCGCGGAGGTTTCCTAGGTGCTCTGCGACCCCTGTTCAAGTTCGGCGTGGCGGGCCGAATTGGGGATGGTCGGCAGTGGCTGTCCTGGATCCACATCGACGATCATGTTGCCGCCATGGTCGCTCTGTTGGACGGCGAGGTATCCGGGCCGGTCAACCTCACTGCACCGAATCCTGTTCGCAATGCGTCCTTCACCAGGGAGTATGGCCGTGTCTTGAACAGGCCGACGTTCATTCCTTTCCCAAGTCCCGTGGCTCGGATCGCACTGACGCCAAACATGGTTGATGAGACGGTTGCTGCGGGCCAGAGGGCGGTGCCGGAGGCGTTGGCTCGCAGTGGATTCAAGTTTTCATATCCCGTGCTGGGGCAGGCGCTGCGAGACCTGGAGGGCCAGCGCAAGGAAACACCCCGTCGAAGCAAGAAGTCGAGGCGCGGAAAGCAGCCGAAAGTTTGA